The genomic stretch GATCAAACAGTGCTTACCAATGCGGCAGTCGTGGCCGATTTGCACTTGATTGTCGATTTTGCTGCCTTTGCCAATCACAGTGTCGCCCAGTGTGCCGCGATCGATGGTGTTGTTACAGCCGATCTCCACGTCATCTTCAATGATGACGCGGCCAATACTTTCCACGCGCTGATAACTGCCATCTTTGCCAGACATGTACTCAAAGCTGTAGTTGCCAATCGAGTTGTTGGAGTCGATGATGACGTTATTGCCGATCACCGTGCCTTCTTTGATCACCGTATTGGCGTGAATCGCCACGTTGTTACCAATGGTCACGCCGTTCATAATGAGTACGCCGGGCATAAAATGGCATCCCTGCCCTATCTGGCAATGTTTGCCGATATATACCCCATCAATGGTTGATGTGTTGCCTTGATCAAATAGCTGATATTTATGCACTTTATAAAAGCGCAGCAGCGAATTGATTTTCTCCACATCCAAATGGTCAATCACTATGTGTGCTTTGGCTGGGCTTTGCAAAATCGCTGCCGGGCCGACCAGCACATCGGCTGAGGTTTCAGAAAGCTGTTTAAGATCCGAGCGGGCAAAGACCACGGCGAGGCCGCCACGGATATCACTGACCACTGGACGTATGGTGTCCACCACCAGCGAAGTATCCCCCTCCACTCGACCCGATAAACTTTGCGCAATTTCTGAAACACTCAGCATGTTGACCCCTTGACTCGGTTAGAAACGGTATAAAGCTTGAAGATAAACGGTGTGCTGTTTGAGCTCACTCTCGTTTTTCGCTTCCCATCCCGCCAGTTTACTTTTTTCTTCGACTTCGTTCGCGTACTCATATTCGCCTTTTAGCAACCAGTTATCACCCACTGCCTGTTCATAGCCCAAGGTCGCTTTACGAATGTCTTTAAAGTAATCCACATTTGCGTTGCCGCCGCCGCTGTTGGCTGCATTGTTGGTTTCGTTTTCACCAACGCGAACACGTGCGTAAAGTACACCCGCATCGTCGAAGCTATATTGCACAATCGGTTCGATGTATTTTTCATTGAAATCACTGATTTCATTGATAGAACCGCTTGATGAGCGATCTTCGTTGTCTTTGATTTGGTAGTAAAGCTCGACGCCTAACTCCCAGTTGCCAAAGCGCTTATAAGGTTTAAACAGCAAGCTGTATCCTTCTTCGGTGCGCTCGCCCCAGGCACTCTTATCTTCTGAACTGTATAGGTACTCTAGATTTGAGTAGAAGCCCCAGTTGTGCTCGTTGTTAAAATAGGTCAGATAAGGACGGAAGCTGTGTTCGGCAAGCTCTTTACGCAGGCCACTCACATAAGGAGAGAATACTTTGCTACGGGTGTACTCCAGCTCATAAATAGCACCAGTAGCCCAGCCATTACCGAGATCAAAGCCCTTATTGAGGGAGAAGAGATGCTTAATGCCGTCTTCATTTTCATGGTAGCCGGGATTTCTCTGCTCACGGTTTTCCAGTTTCAGGCCATAGAGCGCGCTAAGGTTCCAGCGGGCGTTGTTGTAGTAGACGCCAAACACTTCATGGGTGGTGGTTTTTTCCTTTTTCTTGTCGCCGTTGAAGCCATCAGTCACCTTATCTTCGTATTCAAGAGAGGTGCCCACATGGCCGCCAAACTGCATCGCTTCGTCAAGAAAACCAGTGTCAGAGTCCATGCCACGCTCACTGGCAGCAAGAGTAGGGAAAGAGAGAGCAAGCGCCGCCGCTACGGAGACGGAAATTAACGTTCTTTTCACGATAGGTCCTTATCAACCATTTGGTTGTAAATCGTCGGTAGAGTTAAGTTGAATATTTAGTAGTTCACTGTGAACGCCTATCTATTCTTCTGCATGTTGATTTGTTTTTCCTCTCCCCTTTTCTTCAAATGAGACTCTCATCACTCTCACTGGCTCATTTGAATGACATTGGTCACAATTTTAGATTTGACAGCCGAGATTACAGCCAATTTGTGAGCGCTTTTTGCTCATGAAAAAAACATTCTATTCGTGAGACACAAAGCGACACCGGACTTAGCTTCCATCAGCATTTATTGATGAGCATCACACTTGAACTCAAAGTTCGATGGATAGTAGTTGACTTAAAAGAAGGCGGATTTAACCTAGTAGTATATTATGAACTACTACAGAGCTATCACGATGAAAAAGACATGGATAAAAGCAGCGCTACTCGCGACGTTCGTTAGTCTGCCCGCAGTTACTTACGCTCAAGATATTCAGCCGGAACCTGGGTCAGATCTGTTGATCTGGACCGACACCACCACGCTGGACTACATGAAGTACGCGGCAGAGTCGTTTAACCAAGATTTTGGTTACAAGGTGAAGTTTTCATTTCGTGGTTTAGCCCCGATTGATGCTGCGTCACGCATGATTCAGGATGGTGGTTCTGCTCGCGTGGCCGACATCGCCGAAATTGAACACGATCTGCTCGGCCGTTTAGTGGTCGCGGGTGGCGCGATGGAAAACCTTGTCTCTGCCGATCGCATTCAATCGACCTTCTTACCCAACGCGACCGCTGCGGCCAAATACGCGGGCGCCAGCTATGGCTTCCCAGTGAGCTACGCCACGTTAGCGCTGTTTTACAACAAAGATCTGCTGCCAACGGCACCAAAAAGCTTTGAAGAGATCATCGATTTTGGTAAAGGGTTTAATAACGCCAAAGAGAACAAATACGCGCTGCTGTGGGATATTCAGAACTACTATGAATCACGTATGTTCTTAACGCTG from Vibrio navarrensis encodes the following:
- the lpxD gene encoding UDP-3-O-(3-hydroxymyristoyl)glucosamine N-acyltransferase, translating into MLSVSEIAQSLSGRVEGDTSLVVDTIRPVVSDIRGGLAVVFARSDLKQLSETSADVLVGPAAILQSPAKAHIVIDHLDVEKINSLLRFYKVHKYQLFDQGNTSTIDGVYIGKHCQIGQGCHFMPGVLIMNGVTIGNNVAIHANTVIKEGTVIGNNVIIDSNNSIGNYSFEYMSGKDGSYQRVESIGRVIIEDDVEIGCNNTIDRGTLGDTVIGKGSKIDNQVQIGHDCRIGKHCLIISQCGFAGHTVLGDHVVVHGQVGTAGHIHIGSHSVIKAKSGVSHSCPPGSDLFGYPAKESKAYYRNLAVLNKLTQHYEQLKKSPPEQKRWFARLFDKKSA
- a CDS encoding porin; protein product: MKRTLISVSVAAALALSFPTLAASERGMDSDTGFLDEAMQFGGHVGTSLEYEDKVTDGFNGDKKKEKTTTHEVFGVYYNNARWNLSALYGLKLENREQRNPGYHENEDGIKHLFSLNKGFDLGNGWATGAIYELEYTRSKVFSPYVSGLRKELAEHSFRPYLTYFNNEHNWGFYSNLEYLYSSEDKSAWGERTEEGYSLLFKPYKRFGNWELGVELYYQIKDNEDRSSSGSINEISDFNEKYIEPIVQYSFDDAGVLYARVRVGENETNNAANSGGGNANVDYFKDIRKATLGYEQAVGDNWLLKGEYEYANEVEEKSKLAGWEAKNESELKQHTVYLQALYRF